CGATGGGCGTCATTCCGCTTCGAGTTCGGTCATGAGGTGGTCGCATACGCCTGCACGCCTCCACCGCCCGTAGACTTCATGCAGAATGTCCGTGCGTAATACCCGGGTGTTACAGTCCCGAACAACTGCACGCCTAACCCCTGACACGCGCAACAGGCCGGCCAGATAGATCCATTGGGGGAGGACACGCGTGGTGTGGTGCAGACGCGCATCAGCCTTCCCGTGGAGGACAACGGCGAACCAGCCCCACAGCGACAGGACACCAGGGCTGGAACCCAGCAAACCTTCTGCCCGGCCGCTGGTTGCACGATTGACCTCAACCATGACTGAGCCCGTCCAGCCCGTACGCCAAGCTACAGCCGCTTAACTTCAGCTACGCTATAGCGGGCCAGGCCCACAATAGTGTTCAGCGCATTTAACGCACGGCGCCGGTGGCACTCAGCGTGTAACTCGGGGTACGGCTCGCCCAGACCACTCGGGCGTAGTACCGCGTGTTGGCCTGCAGGGTGAGCGTCACGCTGTCGGCATTGCTTTTTGACCTCCGGCTGCTGCCCAGCAGGGTCGTTCCATCGGGTGTGTAGATCTCCAGGTCGCTGTTCCACCCGGTAGTCAGGGAAACCGTGGCCCGACCACCCAGGTCGGTGCTGGTGAAGGTGTACCAGTCCTGCGTATCGCTGGAAGAGAGCGTGCCTGATCCTGAGGTGGCTTTGGTCAGGCTCAGGGCTCCTGCCGGAGTGTCGTCCGTCGGTATCTTGATGGGATCCGTGGCGGGGGGGGTGGATCCTAGTGGGCTAAAGCTCACGTAATCCACCAACATGTACTGCGTACCGGCTGTTGCTAGGCCACCCCAGCCGGTAGAGTTGGTCGGCCATAAATTGAACATGAGGTGCGCTGCGGCAGTGGGGACCACACTGGTGGTGGTACGCTTGAGCACGCCGTCGATGTAAAAGTCAATCCTAGTGGGCGTCCAGTCCCAGCGGTAGGTGTGGAAGTCCTGGGACAGGTCCGCACCGGTGCCACCGGTACCGTAATCATGACGGTTCGTGGTCTGCCAGGCGCCCATCCAGTCAATGGTGCGGTTCTGACCTTCGATCTCGTGGTCAATCTCAGTTTCGGAGTCGTTGACGAAGCTGAAGAAGCCAGTGATGTTGCCACTGGTGCCCACACCGCGCACCGCAGGATCAGCACTGGTGCTTGCCGCCCGCAGGCGCGCTTCGTAGGTACCGTAGCCGTATCTCGTGCTGGTGGC
Above is a genomic segment from Deinococcus malanensis containing:
- a CDS encoding glycoside hydrolase family 16 protein codes for the protein MLIPKAFPHLILTTGLGLTLAACSNITTPASHARITDTPSSEHDVVHPTLETHNVTGSWRDDFHTLDTARWWVSNSGWTPFWARDGLTGNWNTSNVTVNAGYLIMKLDVSAGLIANAAELATSTRYGYGTYEARLRAASTSADPAVRGVGTSGNITGFFSFVNDSETEIDHEIEGQNRTIDWMGAWQTTNRHDYGTGGTGADLSQDFHTYRWDWTPTRIDFYIDGVLKRTTTSVVPTAAAHLMFNLWPTNSTGWGGLATAGTQYMLVDYVSFSPLGSTPPATDPIKIPTDDTPAGALSLTKATSGSGTLSSSDTQDWYTFTSTDLGGRATVSLTTGWNSDLEIYTPDGTTLLGSSRRSKSNADSVTLTLQANTRYYARVVWASRTPSYTLSATGAVR